A segment of the Rhizobium sp. ZPR4 genome:
GAACCGGGAATGACGCCGAGATACTCCATCAGCTTTTCCGGCTTGCCGAAGGACACCTTGCTTGCCGCGCCGATCAGCGTGTGCACGGTCTTCAGATCGACCGTCGCATTTTCCTCGACGGTCAGCAGGAAGAAATTGTCTTTCTTGTCCTTCACGAACAGGTTCTTCGTATGGCCGCCCGGAATCTCGTCGCGCAGCGACACCGATTCGGCAACGGTGAAGACCGGGGCGTGATCCTTGGTCGTGTGGCTGATGCCGAGCCCGTCCAGGAATCGGAAAAGATCGTCGCGGTTTTTCGGGCTGGTCTCGGTCATGGCATCTCGCAATCAAAAATGGTCCGCCCCTGATACGTCGCCCACATTTTCATTGCAATCTTTGAGACGACAAAGCCCGGCGTTTCCGGGTTTTCCGGCGGCTCTTCAAAAGAACATGCAATTTTTCTTCGCGAACTCGTCATTTCCCTGTTGCATTTGAAAAATGGTTAGGCCATATAGCGCCCGTCGCCGCAAGACGACGCCCAGCGGTCCAACACACTACCCCGGATCGCGACGGGAATGAGCGGGTGTAGCTCAGGGGTAGAGCACAACCTTGCCAAGGTTGGGGTCGAGGGTTCGAATCCCTTCGCCCGCTCCAGTTTCCTTAAGGAAAACGGTACCTTAGCCCATTTGTCGAGCGAAGACTCCTTAGTATTTTTCCACGAGATACCACCGAGATACCACCATTCCGTTTGGGTCGCCGAGGATTTCTGCGACGGGCACAAGAATGGTTGACGATCTGCTGAAGTCAGTTTGAACTGCCTTGCGCTTGAGTTCGTCTTCAATGTGAGGCTTTCCAACGACCTCACCCGACGGGATGCGAGCGGCTTTCCGTTGCTCAACCATATCAATCAGGGCAAGTTCGCGGCTGGAATGGTAAGAAGTTTCTAGA
Coding sequences within it:
- a CDS encoding prolyl-tRNA synthetase associated domain-containing protein, which encodes MTETSPKNRDDLFRFLDGLGISHTTKDHAPVFTVAESVSLRDEIPGGHTKNLFVKDKKDNFFLLTVEENATVDLKTVHTLIGAASKVSFGKPEKLMEYLGVIPGSVTAFGAINDAGKNVTFVLDAELMAHDIVNCHPLSNDATTSIASGDLVRFMEATGHTPLVLKVTS